In Vibrio marisflavi CECT 7928, the following are encoded in one genomic region:
- a CDS encoding gamma carbonic anhydrase family protein has protein sequence MSSIRSYKGIEPKLGERVYIDSSAVIVGDITIGDDSSIWPLVAARGDVNSITIGQRSNIQDGSVLHVTHKNQENPNGYPLIIGNDVTVGHKVTLHGCIIKNRVLVGMGAIVLDGAIVEDEVMIGAGSLVAPNKVLESGYLYVGSPAKKARPLTDKERAFLQKSSDNYVQNKEDYLHQVKPV, from the coding sequence ATGAGTTCTATTCGTAGTTACAAGGGCATTGAGCCAAAACTCGGTGAGCGCGTGTATATAGATAGTAGCGCTGTTATTGTTGGTGACATCACCATTGGAGACGATTCTAGTATTTGGCCACTTGTTGCAGCTCGGGGAGATGTAAACTCTATAACAATAGGTCAACGCAGCAATATACAAGACGGTAGTGTGCTGCATGTTACTCATAAAAACCAAGAAAACCCGAACGGATACCCTCTCATTATTGGGAATGATGTCACCGTTGGCCATAAAGTCACTCTTCATGGCTGCATTATTAAAAACCGCGTTTTAGTTGGAATGGGTGCCATCGTTCTTGATGGTGCTATTGTAGAAGATGAGGTAATGATCGGTGCTGGAAGTCTGGTCGCGCCAAATAAGGTACTTGAAAGTGGTTATCTGTATGTTGGAAGTCCTGCAAAAAAAGCGCGACCTTTAACAGATAAAGAGCGCGCCTTTCTACAAAAATCATCAGATAACTATGTGCAAAACAAAGAAGACTATCTACATCAAGTGAAGCCTGTTTAA
- a CDS encoding DUF1488 domain-containing protein codes for MNQSIIFPDEQRWDEALEAIVFPVQVSGMLVECIAKSQVLSKLSGEKIESAQQAIECFKQVRFDVEELAEQAIEEEEYDSSGRIQI; via the coding sequence ATGAACCAATCAATAATATTTCCAGACGAACAACGTTGGGATGAAGCGCTTGAGGCTATTGTTTTTCCTGTACAGGTGTCTGGTATGCTAGTGGAATGTATAGCTAAGAGTCAGGTTTTATCAAAGCTATCTGGAGAAAAGATAGAATCCGCACAACAAGCGATTGAATGCTTTAAGCAAGTGAGATTCGATGTTGAAGAGTTAGCTGAACAAGCGATAGAAGAAGAGGAGTATGACTCCTCTGGACGTATACAAATATAG
- the aroE gene encoding shikimate dehydrogenase yields MTKQTNRYAVFGNPISHSKSPQIHTLFAQQTQQEIIYTAELAPEDGFTQSAEAFFANGGQGCNITMPFKGDAYQFADSLTERAELAGAVNTLKKLDDGQILGDNTDGEGLVQDLLQNGVSFEKKSILLIGAGGAARGVIKPLFDQKPSQIVIANRTVEKAEQLVDRFSAFGDVKAASFEEVAKGFDIVINSTSTSLSDELPNVSDAIFSSCEVCYDMVYKKELTSFNRWAQENGVLKTLDGLGMLVGQAAESFMVWRGIRPETTIVEASLREELQNK; encoded by the coding sequence ATGACCAAGCAAACAAACCGTTATGCGGTATTTGGCAACCCAATTAGTCACAGTAAATCACCACAGATTCACACGCTTTTTGCTCAGCAAACTCAGCAAGAGATAATCTATACCGCTGAGCTAGCACCTGAAGATGGATTTACACAGTCGGCAGAGGCATTTTTCGCAAACGGCGGGCAAGGGTGCAACATCACAATGCCATTTAAGGGTGATGCTTATCAGTTTGCTGATTCATTGACTGAAAGGGCGGAATTAGCTGGTGCGGTCAACACTCTTAAAAAGTTAGACGATGGCCAAATTCTAGGTGATAACACTGATGGTGAAGGGCTGGTTCAAGACTTATTGCAAAACGGCGTGTCGTTTGAAAAGAAATCTATTTTGCTTATTGGAGCTGGCGGCGCAGCGCGTGGCGTTATAAAACCATTATTTGACCAGAAGCCAAGCCAGATCGTTATTGCTAACCGCACAGTAGAGAAAGCAGAGCAGTTAGTTGATAGGTTTAGTGCTTTTGGTGATGTAAAGGCTGCTAGCTTTGAGGAGGTAGCTAAGGGTTTTGATATCGTGATCAATTCAACATCAACCAGCTTATCCGACGAACTGCCGAATGTTTCTGATGCGATCTTTTCTAGTTGTGAGGTGTGCTATGACATGGTGTACAAGAAAGAGCTGACGTCTTTCAATCGCTGGGCTCAAGAGAATGGTGTTTTGAAAACATTAGATGGTCTTGGAATGTTGGTAGGTCAAGCCGCTGAAAGTTTCATGGTGTGGAGGGGTATTCGCCCAGAAACGACTATAGTGGAAGCTTCGCTAAGAGAAGAGCTACAGAACAAATGA
- the hemF gene encoding oxygen-dependent coproporphyrinogen oxidase → MTSINKQAVKQFLLDLQDSICQQLELADGQAKFEEDAWQREPGEKLGGGGRSRIMTQGKVFEQGGVNFSHVEGRQMPASATAHRPELAGRRFEAMGVSLVMHPNNPYVPTSHANVRFFIAEKEGEEPIWWFGGGFDLTPFYPFEEDCQHWHDVSKQLCAPFGDEVYPEHKAWCDKYFYLPHREETRGVGGLFFDDLNHWEFEKCFDYIKAVGQGYTQAYIPIVERRKDTPFGERERQFQLYRRGRYVEFNLVYDRGTLFGLQSGGRTESILMSMPPLARWEYNYQIEDGSPEADLYQNYLKPRQW, encoded by the coding sequence ATGACTTCAATAAATAAGCAAGCAGTAAAGCAATTCTTACTCGATCTACAAGACTCTATTTGCCAGCAGCTTGAATTGGCTGACGGACAAGCAAAGTTTGAAGAAGATGCGTGGCAGAGAGAGCCGGGCGAAAAGCTCGGTGGTGGTGGCCGTTCACGAATTATGACTCAAGGTAAAGTATTTGAGCAGGGTGGAGTGAACTTCTCACATGTGGAAGGAAGACAAATGCCCGCTTCTGCTACCGCTCACAGGCCTGAACTTGCTGGCAGAAGATTTGAGGCCATGGGTGTCTCTTTGGTCATGCATCCAAACAACCCTTATGTACCGACTTCTCACGCAAATGTACGCTTCTTTATCGCAGAAAAAGAGGGTGAAGAGCCAATCTGGTGGTTTGGTGGAGGCTTTGACTTAACTCCGTTTTACCCATTCGAAGAAGATTGCCAGCATTGGCATGATGTGTCCAAGCAGCTTTGTGCGCCTTTTGGTGATGAAGTTTATCCAGAACACAAAGCTTGGTGTGACAAATATTTTTATCTGCCGCATCGTGAAGAAACTCGTGGGGTGGGTGGTTTGTTCTTCGATGATTTGAATCATTGGGAATTTGAAAAGTGTTTTGATTACATTAAGGCAGTCGGACAAGGTTATACCCAAGCTTATATCCCAATTGTCGAGCGTCGCAAAGATACTCCATTTGGTGAAAGAGAGCGTCAGTTCCAGTTGTATCGTCGAGGCCGCTATGTTGAATTTAACTTAGTCTACGATCGAGGCACTTTATTTGGTTTGCAAAGTGGTGGTCGCACTGAGTCAATTTTAATGTCGATGCCGCCACTAGCGCGTTGGGAATACAATTATCAGATTGAAGATGGCTCCCCTGAAGCGGACTTATATCAAAACTATCTAAAACCCAGACAATGGTAA
- a CDS encoding L-threonylcarbamoyladenylate synthase yields the protein MSDLQQAVQALQQGKVIAYPTEGVFGVGCDPDNSQAIEQLLAIKQRPVEKGLILIAGNFEQLVPYIDLTQLKAEQLEKAMNTWPGPVTWIMPASEKVTQWVSGEFSTIAVRVTDHPLVQALTNAFGKPITSTSANLSGLPPCKTTEEVMDQLGEQPLVVLAGKTGGRENPSEIRDIKNSKVLRQG from the coding sequence GTGTCCGATCTTCAACAGGCTGTGCAAGCATTGCAGCAAGGAAAAGTTATCGCGTATCCAACTGAAGGGGTATTTGGTGTGGGTTGCGATCCTGATAACTCGCAAGCTATCGAGCAATTGCTAGCGATCAAGCAGAGGCCAGTAGAAAAAGGTCTGATTTTAATCGCAGGAAACTTCGAGCAATTAGTACCATATATCGACTTGACTCAACTCAAGGCCGAACAGTTAGAGAAAGCAATGAATACGTGGCCTGGACCGGTTACTTGGATTATGCCAGCAAGCGAAAAAGTCACTCAATGGGTATCTGGTGAGTTTTCCACTATTGCAGTACGTGTCACTGATCACCCATTGGTACAAGCGCTGACTAATGCTTTCGGCAAACCAATTACTTCAACCAGCGCAAATCTATCTGGTCTTCCACCATGTAAAACAACTGAAGAAGTCATGGATCAGCTTGGAGAGCAGCCTCTCGTCGTTTTAGCTGGCAAAACGGGTGGTCGTGAGAACCCAAGTGAAATAAGAGACATCAAAAACTCGAAAGTTTTACGTCAAGGATAA
- the purE gene encoding 5-(carboxyamino)imidazole ribonucleotide mutase has protein sequence MTVGIIMGSKSDWPTMKLAADMLDQFGVAYETKVVSAHRTPQLLADYATSAKERGIKVIIAGAGGAAHLPGMAAAFTSLPVLGVPVQSRALNGMDSLLSIAQMPKGIAVGTLAIGEAGAANAGILAAQIIGTHNEEVMGKVEAFRAQQTETVLANPNPAED, from the coding sequence ATGACTGTCGGTATTATCATGGGTTCTAAATCTGACTGGCCAACAATGAAACTAGCAGCGGATATGCTGGACCAGTTCGGTGTTGCGTACGAGACTAAAGTTGTTTCCGCTCACCGCACTCCACAGCTTCTTGCAGATTACGCTACAAGCGCAAAAGAACGTGGAATCAAAGTGATTATTGCTGGCGCAGGTGGTGCTGCGCATCTACCGGGTATGGCTGCAGCATTTACTAGCCTTCCTGTTCTCGGCGTTCCAGTACAATCCCGTGCTCTTAACGGAATGGACTCTCTACTATCCATTGCTCAAATGCCAAAGGGTATTGCAGTTGGCACATTAGCTATTGGTGAAGCAGGCGCAGCCAATGCAGGTATTCTTGCTGCTCAAATCATCGGTACGCACAATGAAGAAGTGATGGGGAAAGTGGAAGCTTTCCGCGCACAGCAAACCGAGACGGTATTGGCTAACCCAAATCCAGCAGAGGACTAA
- a CDS encoding 5-(carboxyamino)imidazole ribonucleotide synthase, translating to MRVLVLGAGQLARMMSLAGAPLNLSITAFDVASGKIVHPLTQAHIGDGLENAIAQADVVTAEFEHIPQDVLEVCEKSGKFLPGMQAILTGGDRRIEKALLDKAQVKNAKYHVIKNKADFESAIETVGVPMVLKTALGGYDGKGQWRLKEQADVDSIWSEMEECLADTKQAIVAEEFVPFNREVSLVGARNAKGEVAVYPLAENVHTDGVLSLSTPINDIELQEKAKQMFTAVAETMDYVGVLAIEFFDVNGELLVNEIAPRVHNSGHWTQQGAETCQFENHLRAVCGLPLGSTKLVRPTCMINILGEDTLPEELLKLEGCHIHWYGKDKRAGRKMGHINVSAEYTAELDRKLALLADVLDNKAFPAMQRFN from the coding sequence ATGCGAGTCTTAGTATTGGGTGCGGGACAACTAGCAAGGATGATGTCATTAGCCGGTGCACCTCTCAATCTTTCCATTACCGCTTTTGATGTGGCTAGCGGTAAAATCGTTCACCCTTTAACTCAGGCTCATATTGGTGATGGCTTAGAGAACGCAATTGCACAAGCTGACGTGGTTACTGCTGAATTCGAGCACATTCCCCAAGACGTGCTCGAAGTTTGCGAAAAAAGCGGTAAATTCCTACCCGGCATGCAAGCCATATTGACTGGCGGTGACAGAAGAATCGAAAAAGCGCTACTAGATAAGGCGCAAGTTAAAAACGCCAAGTATCACGTTATTAAAAACAAAGCGGACTTTGAGTCGGCAATCGAAACCGTTGGCGTACCTATGGTATTGAAAACAGCTTTAGGTGGCTACGATGGCAAAGGTCAATGGCGACTCAAAGAGCAAGCTGATGTGGACTCTATTTGGAGTGAAATGGAAGAATGCTTAGCCGATACCAAACAGGCCATCGTTGCAGAAGAGTTCGTACCATTCAATCGTGAAGTTTCTCTTGTTGGGGCGCGCAATGCCAAAGGTGAAGTTGCAGTTTATCCGTTGGCAGAAAATGTCCATACTGATGGCGTGTTAAGCCTATCGACTCCGATCAACGATATCGAGTTACAAGAGAAAGCAAAACAGATGTTTACTGCCGTAGCTGAAACTATGGACTACGTTGGTGTGCTGGCTATTGAGTTCTTTGATGTTAACGGCGAGCTGCTCGTTAACGAGATTGCTCCACGTGTACACAACTCTGGACATTGGACGCAGCAAGGTGCAGAAACCTGTCAATTTGAGAACCACTTGCGTGCAGTATGCGGCCTGCCATTGGGAAGCACTAAGCTTGTTCGTCCAACCTGCATGATTAATATCTTGGGTGAAGACACATTACCAGAAGAACTTCTCAAGCTCGAAGGTTGCCACATTCATTGGTATGGCAAAGACAAGCGTGCCGGACGTAAGATGGGGCACATCAACGTTAGCGCAGAATACACTGCGGAGCTAGATAGGAAGTTAGCCTTGTTAGCAGATGTGCTCGATAATAAAGCTTTTCCGGCAATGCAGCGCTTCAACTAA
- a CDS encoding DNA topoisomerase family protein, whose product MSSKIDHQLFSAHEHALETESCPQCGGQLHMKYGKRGAFLGCNHYPQCDYMRPLHQNDGHVVKALGVACPECGQELVLRQGRYGMFIGCSHYPECHHIESLENHHPQTQESEPTCPECQKGHIVERNNRFGKVFYSCDNYPKCRFAVNQQPVIGSCEVCGFPLLIKKKLASGDRYQCADKKCHHIQQEKVS is encoded by the coding sequence ATGAGTAGTAAAATCGATCACCAGCTTTTCAGTGCTCATGAGCACGCGTTAGAAACCGAGAGTTGCCCTCAGTGTGGAGGGCAATTGCACATGAAGTACGGCAAGAGAGGTGCGTTTCTCGGCTGCAATCATTATCCTCAATGCGATTACATGCGCCCACTGCATCAAAATGATGGCCATGTAGTGAAAGCATTGGGTGTTGCTTGTCCTGAATGTGGCCAAGAGCTGGTGCTTCGGCAAGGTCGATACGGAATGTTTATTGGTTGTAGCCATTATCCAGAATGTCATCACATTGAAAGTCTAGAAAATCATCATCCGCAAACTCAAGAATCAGAGCCGACCTGCCCTGAATGTCAAAAAGGACACATCGTTGAGCGCAACAATCGCTTCGGCAAAGTGTTTTATTCTTGCGACAACTACCCAAAATGTCGATTTGCTGTGAATCAGCAACCTGTGATTGGCTCCTGCGAAGTGTGCGGTTTTCCATTGCTAATAAAGAAGAAGCTAGCAAGCGGTGACAGGTATCAGTGTGCAGATAAAAAATGCCATCATATACAACAAGAAAAGGTGTCATAA
- a CDS encoding DUF494 family protein, with the protein MMMDILMYLFETYIHSDAELQVNQDELEDELLRAGFHQEDIYKALHWLEGLAALQQSDTHSAIATSAATSTRIYTRTEMSRLDLECRGFLMFLEQIKVLTTEIREMVIDRVMGLETNEFELDDLKWIILMVLFNVPGNENAYTLMEELLYTKEQGILH; encoded by the coding sequence ATGATGATGGACATACTTATGTATTTGTTCGAGACGTACATCCATAGTGATGCGGAGTTACAGGTCAATCAAGACGAGCTCGAAGATGAATTGTTAAGAGCAGGGTTTCACCAAGAAGATATCTACAAGGCCCTCCACTGGTTAGAGGGGTTAGCAGCATTACAACAAAGCGATACTCACTCAGCTATCGCAACCAGTGCAGCCACATCTACACGTATTTATACCCGCACCGAAATGTCGAGGCTCGATTTAGAGTGCCGCGGCTTTTTAATGTTTTTAGAACAGATAAAAGTTCTCACAACTGAGATTCGCGAAATGGTTATCGACCGAGTTATGGGGCTCGAAACCAATGAGTTTGAATTGGATGATCTGAAGTGGATTATCTTAATGGTGCTATTTAATGTGCCGGGTAATGAGAACGCCTACACGCTAATGGAAGAGCTGTTGTACACCAAAGAGCAAGGGATTTTGCATTAA